The following are encoded together in the Vigna angularis cultivar LongXiaoDou No.4 chromosome 9, ASM1680809v1, whole genome shotgun sequence genome:
- the LOC108347427 gene encoding uncharacterized protein LOC108347427 isoform X1 — translation MDYSGYNYQQQQQQHSYGYDPSQIQIQPYDQSYAYQQYYAYNSQYAYFSNTHQGQFQFQSEPAPLHPPGVNPTVPESAPDHKLTTYQGLLDQQYLEAHRDRHELGQVPGQRTGPSQYRGRGGRGGRPFRGAGRGRGHGRGHGVGGGRHAPSHSSGAAISHVAGAPVAAGTSSAIEPSSSVSVPTQLPKQARVQPPAPRKVCCEICKVECNTPEILEQHKNGKKHQKNMRMHEELQRRNALNGQQNAQIPTSQLNLTDQPKQVQESENNGSPAENMGSRVIVNNHEDETQQQNNVGNISEASEAPEAKNTDSSAARGRGLKRKKKGGGKGGKYMRTNDGLKPVESAQTMSFRCELCDVKCESQIVYQSHMTGKKHLSKLRRAHDPQASSGVGQQQALSGALLGLQALYPPDINALSNAINAQVQQGDNDPQVLLAQLLMTVLSQAQVTAAAQVTGVTAAQMPGPISMAGPSYEPQLLQTQVSEITAHANLDNPSAETKIEVLPDPSLESKAQQGSSVSTQIEGGGSETKPV, via the exons ATGGATTATTCGGGCTACAACTACCagcagcaacagcaacaacattCCTATGGCTACGACCCTTCTCAGATCCAAATCCAACCCTACGATCAATCCTATGCTTATCAACAATACTACGCATACAATTCCCAATACGCCTATTTTTCCAACACACATCAAGGTCAGTTTCAATTCCAATCCGAACCCGCTCCTCTTCACCCTCCCGGCGTCAATCCCACCGTTCCGGAGTCCGCCCCG GACCATAAATTGACAACTTATCAAGGATTGCTAGATCAACAGTATCTTGAGGCTCATAGAGATAGGCATGAATTGGGCCAAGTGCCTGGTCAAAGG ACTGGACCATCTCAATACAGAGGTAGGGGTGGCCGGGGTGGTAGACCATTTAGAGGGGCTGGTCGTGGTCGGGGCCATGGTAGGGGCCATGGTGTTGGAGGTGGTAGACACGCACCATCTCATTCTTCTGGTGCTGCTATTTCTCATGTAGCTGGTGCACCTGTTGCTGCTGGGACTAGTTCAGCGATAGAACCTTCATCATCAGTCTCTGTGCCAACACAATTACCTAAACAAGCTCGAGTGCAACCACCAGCACCACGTAAGGTGTGCTGTGAAATTTGTAAGGTTGAGTGCAATACTCCAGAAATCTTGGAGCAACACAAGAATGGGAAGAAACATCAGAAGAATATGAGGATGCATGAAGAATTGCAAAGGCGTAATGCTCTGAATGGACAACAGAATGCGCAAATTCCTACCTCTCAATTGAATTTGACAGATCAACCTAAGCAAGTTCAGGAGTCTGAGAATAATGGATCCCCAGCAGAAAATATGGGCTCTAGGGTTATAGTTAATAATCACGAGGACGAAACTCAGCAGCAGAATAATGTAGGAAACATTTCTGAGGCTTCTGAAGCACCTGAGGCAAAAAACACGGATAGCTCTGCCGCTAGAGGCCGAGGATTAAAGCGGAAGAAGAAAGGAGGAGGAAAAGGAGGTAAATACATGAGAACCAATGATGGTTTAAAGCCTGTGGAATCTGCACAAACCATGTCTTTTAGATGTGAGTTGTGTGACGTTAAATGTGAATCACAAATTGTTTACCAGAGCCATATGACTGGAAAAAAGCACTTATCGAAACTAAGGCGTGCTCATGATCCCCAAGCTTCATCTGGAGTAGGCCAGCAGCAAGCTCTGTCTGGAGCACTCTTGGGTCTTCAAGCCCTTTACCCTCCTGACATCAATGCTCTGTCTAATGCAATTAATGCTCAAGTACAACAAGGTGATAATGATCCACAGGTACTTTTGGCTCAGCTCCTGATGACTGTACTATCTCAAGCACAAGTTACAGCAGCAGCCCAAGTGACAGGTGTCACCGCTGCTCAGATGCCTGGACCCATATCTATGGCTGGACCAAGTTATGAACCCCAGTTGTTGCAAACACAAGTATCAGAAATCACAGCACATGCTAATTTGGATAATCCTTCTGCGGAAACAAAAATTGAGGTGTTACCTGATCCATCACTGGAGTCAAAAGCTCAGCAAGGCTCAAGTGTCAGCACCCAAATTGAAGGTGGTGGTTCTGAAACTAAACCGGTGTAA
- the LOC108347427 gene encoding uncharacterized protein LOC108347427 isoform X2 — MDYSGYNYQQQQQQHSYGYDPSQIQIQPYDQSYAYQQYYAYNSQYAYFSNTHQGQFQFQSEPAPLHPPGVNPTVPESAPTGPSQYRGRGGRGGRPFRGAGRGRGHGRGHGVGGGRHAPSHSSGAAISHVAGAPVAAGTSSAIEPSSSVSVPTQLPKQARVQPPAPRKVCCEICKVECNTPEILEQHKNGKKHQKNMRMHEELQRRNALNGQQNAQIPTSQLNLTDQPKQVQESENNGSPAENMGSRVIVNNHEDETQQQNNVGNISEASEAPEAKNTDSSAARGRGLKRKKKGGGKGGKYMRTNDGLKPVESAQTMSFRCELCDVKCESQIVYQSHMTGKKHLSKLRRAHDPQASSGVGQQQALSGALLGLQALYPPDINALSNAINAQVQQGDNDPQVLLAQLLMTVLSQAQVTAAAQVTGVTAAQMPGPISMAGPSYEPQLLQTQVSEITAHANLDNPSAETKIEVLPDPSLESKAQQGSSVSTQIEGGGSETKPV; from the exons ATGGATTATTCGGGCTACAACTACCagcagcaacagcaacaacattCCTATGGCTACGACCCTTCTCAGATCCAAATCCAACCCTACGATCAATCCTATGCTTATCAACAATACTACGCATACAATTCCCAATACGCCTATTTTTCCAACACACATCAAGGTCAGTTTCAATTCCAATCCGAACCCGCTCCTCTTCACCCTCCCGGCGTCAATCCCACCGTTCCGGAGTCCGCCCCG ACTGGACCATCTCAATACAGAGGTAGGGGTGGCCGGGGTGGTAGACCATTTAGAGGGGCTGGTCGTGGTCGGGGCCATGGTAGGGGCCATGGTGTTGGAGGTGGTAGACACGCACCATCTCATTCTTCTGGTGCTGCTATTTCTCATGTAGCTGGTGCACCTGTTGCTGCTGGGACTAGTTCAGCGATAGAACCTTCATCATCAGTCTCTGTGCCAACACAATTACCTAAACAAGCTCGAGTGCAACCACCAGCACCACGTAAGGTGTGCTGTGAAATTTGTAAGGTTGAGTGCAATACTCCAGAAATCTTGGAGCAACACAAGAATGGGAAGAAACATCAGAAGAATATGAGGATGCATGAAGAATTGCAAAGGCGTAATGCTCTGAATGGACAACAGAATGCGCAAATTCCTACCTCTCAATTGAATTTGACAGATCAACCTAAGCAAGTTCAGGAGTCTGAGAATAATGGATCCCCAGCAGAAAATATGGGCTCTAGGGTTATAGTTAATAATCACGAGGACGAAACTCAGCAGCAGAATAATGTAGGAAACATTTCTGAGGCTTCTGAAGCACCTGAGGCAAAAAACACGGATAGCTCTGCCGCTAGAGGCCGAGGATTAAAGCGGAAGAAGAAAGGAGGAGGAAAAGGAGGTAAATACATGAGAACCAATGATGGTTTAAAGCCTGTGGAATCTGCACAAACCATGTCTTTTAGATGTGAGTTGTGTGACGTTAAATGTGAATCACAAATTGTTTACCAGAGCCATATGACTGGAAAAAAGCACTTATCGAAACTAAGGCGTGCTCATGATCCCCAAGCTTCATCTGGAGTAGGCCAGCAGCAAGCTCTGTCTGGAGCACTCTTGGGTCTTCAAGCCCTTTACCCTCCTGACATCAATGCTCTGTCTAATGCAATTAATGCTCAAGTACAACAAGGTGATAATGATCCACAGGTACTTTTGGCTCAGCTCCTGATGACTGTACTATCTCAAGCACAAGTTACAGCAGCAGCCCAAGTGACAGGTGTCACCGCTGCTCAGATGCCTGGACCCATATCTATGGCTGGACCAAGTTATGAACCCCAGTTGTTGCAAACACAAGTATCAGAAATCACAGCACATGCTAATTTGGATAATCCTTCTGCGGAAACAAAAATTGAGGTGTTACCTGATCCATCACTGGAGTCAAAAGCTCAGCAAGGCTCAAGTGTCAGCACCCAAATTGAAGGTGGTGGTTCTGAAACTAAACCGGTGTAA